One Brassica napus cultivar Da-Ae chromosome C4, Da-Ae, whole genome shotgun sequence genomic region harbors:
- the LOC125585023 gene encoding uncharacterized protein LOC125585023, translating into MQLKRSSSSSSTPISMKLKTMFLNLITHSLYSLLRSLSRAKSILIEISKHNKKRLFMMMFYLKTSSIHQRKVFFGSSSSHVVHVTNSFSISLHADEDEDDHESEYFEWLEDEVDESNNINDDHSVGDVDIDRLADMFIASCHEKFLLEKVESYRRYQDMLERSL; encoded by the coding sequence ATGCAGCTCAAaaggtcatcatcatcatcatctactcCAATCTCCATGAAACTCAAAACCATGTTCCTAAACCTCATCACACACTCTCTTTACAGTCTTTTACGGTCTCTCTCCAGAGCAAAATCCATCCTTATAGAGATATCTAAACACAACAAGAAGAGGTTATTCATGATGATGTTTTACCTAAAAACGTCATCCATTCACCAACGCAAGGTCTTCTTCGGGTCCTCCTCCTCCCATGTTGTCCATGTAACTAACTCTTTCTCTATCTCCCTACATGCTGATGAAGACGAGGATGATCATGAGTCTGAGTACTTCGAGTGGCTAGAAGACGAGGTTGATGAGAGTAATAACATTAATGATGATCATAGTGTTGGTGATGTTGATATTGATCGTTTGGCAGATATGTTCATCGCCAGCTGCCATGAGAAGTTCTTGCTGGAGAAGGTTGAGTCTTATAGGAGATACCAAGATATGTTGGAGAGGAGTTTGTGA